Proteins encoded in a region of the Candidatus Obscuribacter sp. genome:
- a CDS encoding tetratricopeptide repeat protein: protein MYNESSNIFEDVLSMSSRLLVCALVATLTLSFFASVAHGKTEAECLEAIRVGNRLISENPNNYRGYASRGGAYGYLKKYDLAEKDLLKAISLNRSFAALYAHLARVYYETKRYEQALKASQRAIDLGADFQDSNDALLANLCMARHYDECVKKCNEVLVRFPNDSSAFFYRAISKNELGKFTKSEVVSDLQEAHLLSPDNADFKRIYDLALAGKSIKLKR, encoded by the coding sequence TTGTATAATGAGAGTTCTAATATTTTTGAGGATGTGCTTTCGATGAGTTCCAGATTGTTGGTCTGTGCATTGGTTGCGACTTTGACCCTTTCGTTTTTTGCGTCTGTTGCTCATGGTAAAACCGAGGCTGAGTGTCTTGAAGCAATCAGGGTTGGAAATAGACTTATCAGTGAAAATCCTAACAACTATCGTGGATATGCGAGTCGCGGCGGTGCCTATGGTTATCTCAAAAAATATGACTTAGCAGAGAAGGACCTTTTGAAAGCAATTTCATTGAATCGGTCTTTTGCTGCTTTATATGCACATTTGGCGCGTGTTTACTATGAAACTAAGCGCTATGAGCAGGCATTGAAGGCCAGTCAAAGAGCTATTGACCTTGGAGCCGATTTTCAGGATTCTAATGATGCGTTATTGGCGAACTTATGCATGGCGCGTCACTATGATGAGTGCGTGAAAAAATGCAACGAAGTCTTAGTTAGGTTTCCCAATGACTCGTCTGCCTTTTTTTACAGAGCTATTTCCAAAAATGAACTAGGTAAGTTCACCAAAAGTGAAGTAGTGTCGGATCTACAGGAAGCGCATTTACTAAGCCCTGATAATGCAGATTTTAAGCGAATTTATGATTTGGCCTTGGCTGGCAAATCCATAAAACTTAAGCGTTAG